In Alicyclobacillus macrosporangiidus CPP55, a single window of DNA contains:
- a CDS encoding DUF2933 domain-containing protein, with the protein MLQTLGSIVALLACPLMMIFMMKGMHGGHETHQRHASTGRKFRSTEEELADVKRRLDESQAQYDRLSQRTKDQSGHLG; encoded by the coding sequence ATGTTGCAAACCCTTGGATCCATCGTCGCTCTTCTCGCATGCCCGTTGATGATGATCTTCATGATGAAAGGCATGCACGGAGGACATGAAACACATCAGCGACATGCTTCAACTGGCCGGAAGTTCAGGTCGACGGAAGAAGAGCTGGCTGATGTGAAGCGTCGGCTTGACGAATCGCAAGCCCAGTACGATCGCCTTTCCCAGCGGACAAAAGACCAATCTGGACACCTCGGATGA